One genomic region from Equus caballus isolate H_3958 breed thoroughbred chromosome 4, TB-T2T, whole genome shotgun sequence encodes:
- the TMEM213 gene encoding transmembrane protein 213 isoform X3 — MAQGTQHISAGLVPTDASLSSMKHLTSVPQAALVLSLIFASFHLACSAEASSSNNSTLTAHHPDLETLEQCLSSQSLAQVALMTHPQDSNQRCPEFWRNLQVERL; from the exons ATGGCACAGGGCACTCAGCACATCTCTGCAGGGCTGGTGCCCACAGATGCCTCCCTCTCCAGCATGAAGCACCTCACCTCTGTGCCCCAGGCAGCCCTGGTCCTCAGCCTGATCTTCGCCTCCTTCCActtggcttgctcggcag AAGCAAGCAGCAGCAACAACTCGACCTTGACCGCCCACCACCCAGACCTTGAGACCCTGGAGCAGTGCCTCA GCTCACAATCTTTGGCACAGGTGGCTTTAATGACCCATCCCCAGGACAGCAACCAAAGATGCCCTGAGTTCTGGAGAAATTTGCAAGTGGAAAGACTGTAA
- the TMEM213 gene encoding transmembrane protein 213 isoform X2, translating into MAQGTQHISAGLVPTDASLSSMKHLTSVPQAALVLSLIFASFHLACSAASSSNNSTLTAHHPDLETLEQCLNVDFCPQAAQCCHAGVDEYGWIAAAIGWSLWFLTLILLCVDKLMKLTPDEPKDLPA; encoded by the exons ATGGCACAGGGCACTCAGCACATCTCTGCAGGGCTGGTGCCCACAGATGCCTCCCTCTCCAGCATGAAGCACCTCACCTCTGTGCCCCAGGCAGCCCTGGTCCTCAGCCTGATCTTCGCCTCCTTCCActtggcttgctcggcag CAAGCAGCAGCAACAACTCGACCTTGACCGCCCACCACCCAGACCTTGAGACCCTGGAGCAGTGCCTCA ATGTCGACTTCTGCCCGCAAGCGGCCCAGTGCTGCCACGCTGGAGTGGATGAATACGGCTGGATCGCGGCCGCCATTGGTTGGAGTCTCTGGTTTCTCACCCTCATCCTGCTCTGTGTGGATAAACTGATGAAGCTAACTCCGGATGAGCCCAAGGACTTGCCAGCATGA
- the TMEM213 gene encoding transmembrane protein 213 isoform X1, with translation MAQGTQHISAGLVPTDASLSSMKHLTSVPQAALVLSLIFASFHLACSAEASSSNNSTLTAHHPDLETLEQCLNVDFCPQAAQCCHAGVDEYGWIAAAIGWSLWFLTLILLCVDKLMKLTPDEPKDLPA, from the exons ATGGCACAGGGCACTCAGCACATCTCTGCAGGGCTGGTGCCCACAGATGCCTCCCTCTCCAGCATGAAGCACCTCACCTCTGTGCCCCAGGCAGCCCTGGTCCTCAGCCTGATCTTCGCCTCCTTCCActtggcttgctcggcag AAGCAAGCAGCAGCAACAACTCGACCTTGACCGCCCACCACCCAGACCTTGAGACCCTGGAGCAGTGCCTCA ATGTCGACTTCTGCCCGCAAGCGGCCCAGTGCTGCCACGCTGGAGTGGATGAATACGGCTGGATCGCGGCCGCCATTGGTTGGAGTCTCTGGTTTCTCACCCTCATCCTGCTCTGTGTGGATAAACTGATGAAGCTAACTCCGGATGAGCCCAAGGACTTGCCAGCATGA